The following are from one region of the Sandaracinus amylolyticus genome:
- a CDS encoding SDR family NAD(P)-dependent oxidoreductase: protein MTTSKIPSGARSVITGAGSGFGRAVSLALAERGARLLLSDVSKEGLGETVALAQGKGAQVESMIVDVRDAAQIEGMAKRADALWGGVDVLVNNAGVAVAGEVGAIPLEDWKWQVDINLWGVIYGCHYFVPKMKAQKSGWILNVASIAGVVSAPMMGPYNVTKAGVIALSETLATELATSGIQVTALCPSFFRTNIHKGSRATGMLNGRTEKLVTQAKWSAEEIAEHALRGLERGQLYVMPQSDAKAMWRLKRALGGGFFGAIGAAAKRGVLDRVMGRD from the coding sequence ATGACGACGAGCAAGATCCCCAGCGGTGCGCGTTCGGTCATCACCGGCGCGGGAAGCGGCTTCGGGCGAGCCGTGTCGCTCGCGCTGGCGGAGCGCGGTGCGCGCCTGCTGCTGAGCGACGTGTCGAAGGAGGGGCTCGGCGAGACGGTCGCGCTGGCGCAGGGGAAAGGCGCCCAGGTCGAGTCGATGATCGTCGACGTGCGCGACGCGGCGCAGATCGAGGGCATGGCGAAGCGCGCCGACGCGCTCTGGGGCGGCGTCGACGTGCTCGTGAACAACGCGGGCGTCGCGGTCGCGGGCGAGGTCGGTGCGATCCCGCTCGAGGACTGGAAGTGGCAGGTCGACATCAACCTCTGGGGTGTCATCTACGGCTGCCACTACTTCGTGCCGAAGATGAAGGCGCAGAAGTCGGGATGGATCCTCAACGTCGCGTCGATCGCGGGCGTCGTGTCGGCGCCGATGATGGGGCCCTACAACGTCACGAAGGCGGGCGTGATCGCGCTCAGCGAGACGCTCGCGACCGAGCTCGCGACGAGCGGCATCCAGGTGACCGCGCTCTGCCCGAGCTTCTTCCGCACCAACATCCACAAGGGCTCGCGCGCGACCGGGATGCTCAACGGGCGCACCGAGAAGCTCGTCACGCAGGCGAAGTGGAGCGCCGAGGAGATCGCGGAGCACGCGCTGCGCGGGCTCGAGCGCGGCCAGCTCTACGTGATGCCGCAGTCCGACGCGAAGGCGATGTGGCGCCTCAAGCGCGCGCTCGG